One Brassica napus cultivar Da-Ae chromosome C4, Da-Ae, whole genome shotgun sequence genomic region harbors:
- the LOC106394229 gene encoding mitogen-activated protein kinase kinase kinase 20: MPTKPEFVKFLSKGTYGSVDLVKYIRSDDSSPLYAAVKTTDCENLYYLQREALILSKLKGCRSIVQCYNNYGLEEDLDDNGWRIFKMVMEYAPEGSLATFMDSNKDSKLSETMIKDFTRMLLRGLVSIHNLGYVHCDLKPENLLIFPCGQSYELKISDFGSSTEVGEVADTWESNPPFVGSPIYMSPESVYNGVVEKALDLWSVGCIVLEMYAGEPWREVEFNDLASVLLSGEAPEIPESVPSDARDFIETCFARNPESRGSALGLLLHRFLSEDDMYGLRSLFTAFDG, translated from the coding sequence ATGCCCACAAAACCAGAGTTCGTCAAGTTCTTGTCTAAAGGCACGTACGGATCAGTCGACCTCGTCAAATACATAAGAAGCGATGACTCGTCACCGCTCTACGCCGCCGTGAAAACCACCGACTGCGAAAACTTGTACTATCTCCAAAGAGAAGCTCTGATTCTATCGAAGCTCAAAGGATGTAGAAGCATCGTACAATGCTATAACAACTACGGCTTAGAAGAGGACTTAGACGACAACGGGTGGAGAATCTTCAAGATGGTTATGGAGTATGCACCTGAAGGGAGTTTAGCTACTTTCATGGACAGTAACAAAGATAGCAAGTTGTCTGAAACGATGATTAAGGACTTCACACGTATGCTTCTTCGAGGGTTGGTCTCTATTCATAACCTAGGTTATGTTCATTGTGATCTCAAACCAGAGAACCTCCTTATCTTCCCGTGTGGACAGTCTTACGAGCTGAAGATATCTGATTTTGGGTCTTCTACCGAAGTAGGAGAGGTTGCTGATACTTGGGAGTCAAACCCTCCGTTTGTAGGATCGCCTATCTACATGTCGCCAGAGTCGGTTTATAACGGTGTGGTCGAGAAAGCCTTAGATTTGTGGTCGGTAGGTTGCATAGTTTTGGAGATGTATGCCGGTGAGCCATGGCGGGAGGTTGAGTTTAATGATCTTGCGTCTGTTTTGTTGAGTGGAGAAGCGCCTGAGATCCCAGAGAGTGTGCCGTCGGATGCAAGGGATTTTATAGAAACGTGTTTCGCAAGAAACCCTGAGAGTAGAGGAAGTGCTTTGGGTTTGCTATTACATCGGTTCTTGTCTGAAGACGACATGTATGGTCTCAGGAGTCTTTTTACTGCCTTTGATGGTTGA
- the LOC106391955 gene encoding protein trichome birefringence-like 39 has protein sequence MGFSSQENPSLYFFFFFLLCLSTVSAYTNTSSNNGVEGGRRELASWRCNWFRGSWVYDVTYPLYDPYKCPFIDPQFNCKKYGRPDNLYLKYRWQPSSCSLPRFNGLYFLRKMRGKKIMFVGDSLSTNMWQSLACLIHSWVPNARYTLLRQKGLASLTFEDYGVTLKLYRTQFLVDLDAENVGRVLKLDSIKQGKMWRGMDVLIFNSWHWWTHIDHIQPWDYMEDGNRLYKDMNRLVAYYKGMTTWARWVNAFVNPSKTKVFFNGVSPVHYDGRDWGEPMKSCKSQTQPFYGRKYPGGPPVAWVILNKVFRRLKKPVYWLDITGLSQLRKDAHPSAYSGNHPGNDCSHWCLPGLPDTWNVLFYSALFS, from the exons ATGGGTTTCTCTTCCCAAGAAAACCCTTctctttacttcttcttcttcttcttgctctgTCTCTCCACAGTCTCAGCTTACACAAACACAAGCAGCAACAATGGTGtggaaggaggaagaagagagctAGCTTCTTGGAGATGCAATTGGTTTAGAGGGAGTTGGGTTTATGATGTAACGTACCCACTTTATGATCCTTATAAATGTCCATTCATAGATCCACAGTTTAACTGCAAGAAGTATGGTCGTCCCGACAATCTTTATCTTAAGTATCGATGGCAACCTTCCTCTTGCTCTCTCCCCAG attCAATGGGTTGTATTTCTTGAGGAAGATGAGAGGGAAGAAGATAATGTTCGTTGGAGATTCACTAAGCACAAACATGTGGCAATCTCTTGCTTGCCTAATTCACTCTTGGGTTCCTAACGCTCGTTACACTCTTCTTCGCCAAAAGGGTCTCGCTTCCCTCACCTTCGAg GACTACGGAGTGACGTTGAAGCTATACAGAACACAGTTCTTAGTGGATTTAGATGCCGAGAACGTTGGACGAGTCCTTAAGCTTGATTCCATTAAGCAAGGCAAAATGTGGAGAGGCATGGACGTCCTGATTTTCAACAGTTGGCATTGGTGGACCCATATCGATCACATCCAGCC ATGGGACTACATGGAAGATGGGAACAGATTGTACAAAGACATGAACAGACTGGTCGCTTATTACAAAGGAATGACCACTTGGGCTCGATGGGTTAATGCATTCGTCAATCCATCTAAGACCAAGGTTTTCTTCAATGGCGTTTCTCCTGTTCATTACGA TGGAAGGGATTGGGGAGAGCCAATGAAGTCATGTAAGAGTCAGACACAGCCATTCTACGGGAGGAAGTATCCAGGAGGGCCACCAGTGGCTTGGGTGATTTTAAACAAAGTGTTTAGGAGATTGAAGAAACCAGTCTATTGGCTCGACATAACAGGTCTATCTCAGCTTCGTAAAGATGCTCATCCTTCTGCTTACAGTGGGAACCATCCTGGTAATGACTGCAGCCATTGGTGTCTTCCTGGTTTGCCTGATACTTGGAACGTGCTCTTTTACTCGGCTCTTTTCTCTTGA
- the LOC111205433 gene encoding uncharacterized protein LOC111205433: MASSSHNTSEGVDDFDQYFDQYCDQYFDQYFDQTFEDMCINHGDQEDTRKKRKKRVYIERNREEGNVRLWNDYFSETPTYPQNLFRRRFRMDKPLFTRIVDRLSNEVEFFRQKNDALRRSSLSPLQKCTAAIRVLAYGTAADAVDEYLRLGETTTRSLVEHFVEGIIYLFGDEYLRRPTPPDLQRLLQVGEFRGFPGMIGSIDCMHWEWKNCPTAWKGQYTRGSGKPTIVLEAVASYDLWIWHAFFGPPGTLNDINVLERSPVFDDIIKGQAPQVTFYVNGSEYNLAYYLTDGIYPKWVTFIQSIPMPQGPKAVLFAQHQEAV; the protein is encoded by the coding sequence atggcttcttcttcacatAACACTTCTGAGGGAGTAGAtgattttgatcaatattttgatcaatattgcgatcaatattttgatcaatattttgatcaaacgtTCGAGGATATGTGCATAAATCATGGTGATCAAGAAGAtacaaggaaaaaaagaaaaaaacgagtctacatcgaaagaaatcgtgaagaaggcaatgtgcgtttatggaatgattatttcagtgaaactccaacATATCCTCAAAATCTATTCCGACGACGATTTAGAATGGACAAGCCATTGTTCACGcgtattgttgatcgactctccaatgaagttgaattctTTCGACAAAAGAATGATGCTCTCAGAAGGTCTAGTCTCTctccacttcaaaagtgtacagcaGCCATTCGAGTCTTGGCATATGGTACTGCGGCTGATGCTgttgacgaatacctccgactTGGTGAAACTACTACTCGGTCACTTGTCGAACATTTTGTGGAaggaataatttatttattcggTGATGAGTACCTACGAAGACCAACACCgcctgatcttcaacgtctacttcaAGTTGGTGAGTTccgtggatttcccgggatgataggaagcatcgattgtatgcattgggagtggaagaattgtcccaccgcttggaaagggcaatatacacgtggttcgggaaaacccacaattgttttagaggcggttgcttcgtatgatctatggatatggcatgcgtttttcggacctccaggtacattaaatgatatcaatgttcttgaacgctcacctgtttttgatgacataataaaaggtcaagctccgcaagtcaCTTTCTATGTCAATGGAAGCGAGTAtaatttggcttactatctcaccgacggtatttatccgaaatgggtaacttttatccaatctattccaatgccacaagggccgaaagcggttttatttgctcaacatcaagaagctgtctga
- the LOC106394228 gene encoding glutathione S-transferase T3-like produces the protein MDSTNPYSHTSNFVDLLNCQQDCNLPEPFPYECGSQIPVFSTQATETSSFCEESRLERKERRKWTPSDDLVLISAWLNTSKDSFISNEQKSSTFWGRIAAYYAASPKVAGGDKPEPLQCKQRWQKLNDLVCKFCGSYAAATRQKTSGQSESDVVKLAHSIFFNDHKIKFNLHHAWEELRYDQKWCEHATSKVGGSTKKRKCDDGAETSSSQATINLDEEPTKRPAGVKASKAASAKKPVVDNEAALKFQAMCSIKEKYLVLKERVSKMTLLNSLISKTDPLSEIEEAVKTKLLTEMLGN, from the coding sequence ATGGATTCTACTAATCCATATAGTCATACCTCCAATTTCGTGGACCTTTTGAACTGTCAACAAGATTGTAACCTTCCTGAACCCTTTCCTTATGAATGCGGTTCACAAATCCCTGTGTTCAGTACTCAAGCAACTGAAACTTCAAGCTTCTGTGAAGAGTCTCGTTTAGAGcgcaaagaaagaagaaaatggaCTCCCTCTGATGATCTAGTGCTCATTAGCGCCTGGTTAAACACCAGCAAGGATTCTTTCATCAGCAATGAGCAAAAATCAAGTACTTTCTGGGGTCGCATTGCCGCTTACTATGCAGCTAGTCCAAAGGTGGCAGGAGGTGATAAGCCAGAACCTCTTCAGTGTAAGCAAAGGTGGCAGAAGCTGAATGATCTTGTTTGTAAGTTCTGTGGATCATATGCGGCAGCAACAAGACAGAAAACTAGTGGTCAGAGTGAGAGTGATGTTGTGAAACTGGCACactctatctttttcaatgaTCACAAGATTAAGTTTAACCTCCACCATGCTTGGGAGGAGCTCCGCTATGACCAGAAATGGTGTGAGCATGCTACTAGTAAGGTTGGTGGAAGCACTAAGAAGAGAAAGTGCGACGATGGAGCAGAAACATCAAGCTCTCAAGCAACTATCAATCTAGATGAggaaccgaccaaacgtccagCTGGGGTGAAGGCTTCGAAAGCAGCTTCTGCAAAGAAACCAGTAGTAGATAATGAGGCTGCGTTAAAGTTTCAGGCCATGTGCTCTATTAAAGagaaatacttggtcctgaaaGAGAGAGTTTCGAAAATGACTCTGCTTAACAGCCTCATTTCAAAAACAGACCCACTTTCTGAAATAGAAGAAGCAGTAAAGACTAAGCTTCTTACAGAGATGCTGGGTAACTAG